Sequence from the Saccharopolyspora pogona genome:
ACACCGATCGGGCCGTCATCGACCGGCAGCTGCGCACGGATCGACGCCAGTGCGGCCGGGAACTCCTCCGACGCCTGCCGGACGAACGGGTACAGAGCTGACATCAGGACGTCCTTGCGGATCAGCTCCAAGCCGGCGGCCATGCTGCCGTCGACCATGCGCGCCCCGCACATCGGCATGCCGAGGTGCACCCGCCACGCGGGCAGGTCGTTCATCGGCAGCGCGGCAGCGAAGGCGGCGTCCGACCTCGGCGCGTCCAGCATGTGCCAGGTGACGATCAGTGGCGCGGGGCCGTTGTCGGCCGGTGGCAGAGCGGTGAACGGCACGCCAGCGGCCGTGCCGGTGATCGGTGAGTGCATGCGGCCACGGTAGGTCGACGGCCGCGTGCCGGGAATGGGTTACGCCACGGGGGAAATCGGTGCGGCAGGCGGCCGGGTTTCTCGTGCAGGTCGGCGCCGTTTTCGTCGTCAAAGCGGTCCCCGAAACCCAGGTATGCTCACTCGAGCGGGTTGAAGAGCTCTTCCGCGCAGGTAGCCGCGTCGAACCACATGAGTGCTCCCGTGGTGCCGCGTACTCCGAGCGTGAGTGTTGGTGCGTCTTCGCCGGGTTGGTGCTGGAAAAACCAGGCAATACCGCACTCAGCCTTTTTGCGGGTCTGGTCATGCTCCGACAACCCACGCACGAGGTGCTCGATGTCCGTGCTAGGTGACACCAGCACCTCCCCATGATCGAGGATGTCTGAGCCGGGAAGGCTGGTCATGCCTGCCCCTTGTAGCTTCTGGAGAACGGTGTGCCGGCTTGTGTGGTGCCGTGAACAGTCAACGTGTACCCCTTCGGTAAGTGGGCGTTTTGCTGTTTCCGCAAAGGATTTTGCCGAGCTGGCCGCGGTGGGTGCACGTTGGTCGCAGGAGGTGGTCGCGATGACCCAACGGGAAGCTCCGTTCACGAACGAATCGGAAGCCCGCAACTGCGAACGCGTCATGGGCGATAGCCGGCACGGCCTGGTGCCGGAAACGAATCAGCAGGTCTGGGACCAGCGGTACCTGAGCCGCGAGCAGCTTTTCAGTGGCGAGCCGAACGGGGTGCTCGTCAGCGAGGTGGTGGGACTGCCGCCGGGGCAGGCGCTCGACGTGGGCTGCGGCGAAGGTGCCGACGCCCGCTGGCTGGCCGAGTGCGGTTGGCAGGTCACCGCGGTCGACGTCTCGCGGGTGGCGCTGGAGCGCGCCGCCCGGGAGGCGGGCCGCCACGGGGTGGCCTGGACGTGCGCGGACCTGAGCACCACTGCGCCGCCCGCCGCCGCGTTCGACCTGGTGTCGGCCCAGTACTTCCCGCTCCGGCACGAGCCCGACCACACGGCTGCGTGCGGGCTGCTGGCCGCCGTCGCCCCGGGCGGCACGTTCCTGTTCGTCGGCCACGATCCCGGCGACCTCCCGCCGGGCACCGACCACGGTTTCGACCCGAGCGACTACTACCACCCGCACGAGATCGCCGGTCTCCTCGACGACGACTGGGCCGTCCTGGTCGACGAAACCCGCCCGCGAACCGCCTCGCCGCCGCCCGGCACCCACCACGCCCATGACACCGTCCTCCGGGCGAAACGCCTGCGATAACCGTCCTGTGTGGACTGAAAATTAAGGCGGGCCAATCGCCGGCGCCGCGGCAGCGCGGCGGCTTGCCCACCGGCTTCGACCAGGCGATTTACCAGCGTCGTAACGGAAGTCGAGCGAACGGGCAAGGCCCTCTAGGGCTTGACCACCCGTTTCGGCAAACGGACGTAAATCTTCCACGGCGCTGCAACCGTTGCCGCCGTACGCCTTCTGCTCATGACTGCCCGACAACCCTTCACGGGAAAGGCGATCAACCGAGTTGCTTGTCCAAGCGCATGAGGAGATGGCCTCGGCGGTATCGCTCGTCCTCGCGCGGTTCGCGTAGCATCCGGCCGATTTCGGCGAATCCTGCTTCGCCGGCTAGTTCCGCGAGGTCGTCGATCGGCCATCGGTAGGCGGTCGTGACTTTGTGGTCGAACGCGGTAACCGGCCCGCCTTCTGCTTCGAAGAAGGCGAGCAAGAGGTGGCCGCCAGGTGCGAGTACCCGCTGGAACTCGGCGAGGTAGGAGGGCACGTCCTGCGGTGGGGCGTGGATGATGGAGTACCAGGACACGATGCCGTCCAGTTTGTCGTCGGGCAGGTTCAGGGCGTCCATGGAACCGACCTCGAACCGCAGATGCGAGTATGCCTCGCGGGCGAGGTCGATCATCACCGGTGACAGGTCGATCCCGAAGACGTCCAGCCCCAGCTCCCGCAGGTGCGCGGTCATGTGTCCGGGGCCGCACCCGAGTTCGGCGACGTGCCCGGCGTTGGTGTTCCGTGCGAGCTCGGCGAACGCGGCGAGCACCGCACGATCCAGCGCAAGCCCGTCAAGTGCGTTGCGGACGTATTCGGTGTAGAGGACGGCGACGGCATCATAGGCATCCGCTGTCGCACCGAGGTGCGAGGAAGAGTCAGTCACACGCCAGGACGCTAGAGGCTCCACCCCATCGCGCGTACGACTACCCCATCGGGTAGGCCTTGTTCCGACCCGACGCCCCTTTTCATGGGACATGAGCAACTTTCGGGCCAGCGGGACGTCTTCGCGAATATGAACACCTATCAGTTCCGGAACGACTGGAGCGCTCCCGCCGCCGAGCGCCCCCCGCATCGGCGTCGTTCCCGCAGGGGTTTGGTGCTGGTGCTGCTCGCGTTGGTGCTGCTGCCGGTGGTGTTCGCCGGGTGGCTCTGGTTCCACGTCGATTCCTCGATCCGGCGGATCGACGCCTTCCCGGACTACCCGGGCAGACCGGCCGCGGGGGCGGGCACGAACTGGCTGATCGTGGGTTCGGACAGCCGGGAGGGACTGGACCCGGAGGTGGCGGCCGGGCTGCACGTCGGCGACGCGGCCGGCCAGCGCACGGACACGATCATGATCGCGCACCTGCCGGACAGCTCGACCGCCCCGACGCTGCTCAGCATCCCCCGCGACTCGCGGGTGCAGATCCCGGGGCACGGCAAGACGCTGATCAACGCGGCCTTCGAGAGCGGCGGCCCGCAGCTGCTGGCGCAGACCGTGGAGCAGGAGACGGGGCTGCGCATCGACCACTACGCCGAGGTCGGCTTCGGTGGGTTCGCGGCGATCGTCGACGCGGTCGGCGGCGTCGAGATGTGCCTGGACGAGGAGATGCACGACACCAAGACGGGCCAGACGCTCCAGGCTGGCTGCCAGCAGATGGACGGCTCGGACGCCCTGACCTTCGTCCGCATGCGCTACAGCGAGTCGACGCCGCGATCGGACCTGGACCGCGTCGCGAACCAGCGCAAGTTCATCGGTGCCCTCGCTTCGGAAGCGTCGAGCTTCACGACGCTGGTCAACCCGTTCACCGACTACGCCCTGGCGGACACCGGCGCGAACGCCCTGACGATGCTCGACGAGGACGGCACGGGCGACCTGTTCTCCCTGGCCTGGGCGATGCGCGGCATCTCCTCGGGCGGCGTGGTGACGACAACGGTCCCGGTCACCGACGGCACGGCGCACAACTGGGACAAGAAGAAGGCCGCGGAACTGTTCGAGGCCATGAACACGGACACCCAGATCCCCGAGGACCTGATCACGCAGTGACGGGGATACTCGCCGGATGCTCCCGTTCCCGGAACCGACGGCGCCCGCGTCGTCGCGTGGCGAGGTGTTCCTCTGCTACCTCGACTTCTTCCGCGCCACCGCGATCGCGAAGGTCGAGGCCCTGCCGGAGGCGGACCTGCGCCGCAGCCGACTGCCGTCCGGGTGGACACCGCTGGAACTGCTCAAGCACCTGACCCACGTCGAACTGCGCTGGATCGAATGGGGGTTCGAAGGCCGGCAGGTCGAAAACCCATGGGGCGACTGGAAGAACGATCGCTGGCAAGTCGACCCGGGGGAAACCCGGGAGTCCCTGACGACGTGTCTGCGGACCCAGGGCGAACACACCAGCGAGGTCGTGCGGACCACGGACCTGGCGGCGGTGGGCCAACCGGGCCCCCGCTGGAGAGGAGCGGAACCGGCAACCCTGGAGCGGGTCCTGTTCCACCTGCTGCAGGAATACGCCCGCCACCTCGGCCACCTCGACGTGGTCGCAGAACTCGCCACCGGCGAGACAGGTGAGTGATTGTTTTGCCAGACGTCTGACGCTTTGCCTGTGGTTTGGTCGGTGGCCGGGCGCGCGGGAGGGGGCATTCGCGCCCGGCCACCGGGAAGGGCCGGTGCGGCGGAGGTCGGGGAGGACACCGAACCGGCCCGGCTGGGAGGTCAGGTCTCGTGAGTGGTTGTTCCGGTAAGAACCGGAAGGATCACTCACGAGCGTTCAGGCACGCAGGTGGTGCCGCCCGGTCGGCTCGTCGGGGTCTGTGGTGGGGAATCCCGGTGGTATGTGGGGATGTTCTTGTTCCGCGCGGTGTTCTTCGGCCGCGACGCGGGTTTCGGCTTCGATGTCGGCTATGAGGTGCCAGACCGTGTAAGCGCCTTCGCCGCCTCCGGCGTGCTGGCCCGTTGAGAACGCGATGGCTCTCGCGGGCAACTGGGTGGTGAGCATGGCGAGGATCAGCAGGTTGAACAGGACGAACGTGCTGAGCTGAATCCAGAACATCGGTGGTTCTCCTTCGGTTGGGCGAGGGGTGTCAATTTCGCGAGAAATTGGCGTTCACCCGGGTGACGGTCAATTTCTCGCGAAATTGCGCCGTCCCCGGGTGATCACAGCCGGGTGGTGAGGGTGTGCCAGCAGTGCATGCAGGTGTCCTCGCGAATCCAGTCCACTTCGGACCGATCGTGCAGCTCCGCCGCGCCCGCTTCCGCCCCGCAGAACGCCTTCACTCGCTCCTCGACCGGGGCTTTCGTTGCTGCGATGGGAAACGCGTGGCGACCGCCGGTGACCGGGCGCCAGACGTAGGTCAAGTAGTCAGACATCGGGATCTCCCTTGATCGAGATACTGCAAGTCTTGCAATATTTGGAAATGCTTGCAATCACACGATTGAGGGAGATCAAACGCGAGCTCGCTTGCACGTAATCTTGTGTCCATGCAGGACACACCTCGGGCCAGAGCGCTGGCGAAGGAGCTCCGTGCGGTACGCAACGCGGCTGGCGCGACGATGCGGCAGGCCGGTGATGCCTTGGGCTGGTCCGAGGCGAAGGTCAGTCGCTTTGAGACGGCACGGCGCGGCCTCACTTTGGAGAACGTGCGACTGTTCCTGGACGCACTGTCGGTCGCCGGGAAGACCCGTGATCGGCTGCTGAAGATGGCTCGCGAACTTGACCAGCCGGTTTGGTGGGAGTTCGGCGGCGGGGTCCCTGTCCAACTGACCGAGCTCGCGGACGCCGAGAGCCGGGCAGTTCACATCACTTCAGTTGCCGATGTGCGTATCCCCGGCCTCCTGCAAACACGGGAGCACTCTCGCGCTCTGCTGTCGGCGTTCGGTGTCGAGCCGAGTGATCGCATTGAGCAGCTGATCGCTATTCGACAAGTACGCCAAGGGATTCTCACCAAGCCGGACCCTGTTGAGTACGAAGCGATCCTCGACGAAGCCGTGCTCGGCCGAGCGGTGGGCAGTGGTCGGCTAATGGCAGAACAGCTCGACCAAATCGTCAAGATGGCAGCTCGCGACAACATCGCGATCCGGGTCATTCCGTTCTCCGCTGGTGAGCACACCGGGCTGGACGGCGGCTTCCACCTGCTGGAGTTCGTGAGTTCTCGTCCGGTCGTCCATCTGGAGCAACGTCGTAGCGGAGCGTTCCTAGATGACCCGGACGACGTAGCCCCATTCGTGCAAGCTCGGTCTACGCTGCGGCAGACAGCGCTGGAACCGGATGACTCCCTGGAGCTCATCTCGACCTACGCGAAGCGGCACGAACGCGAAGGGTGAGCCTTGATGAACGCGATCAACTGGCGGAAGTCCAGCTACAGCGGCAGCCAGTCCGAGTGCGTCGAGGTTGGCTGGAGGAAGTCGAGCCGAAGCGCCGGGCAAGGAAACTGCGTTGAGGTCGGGGGCGGGCCGGGCATCGTCGGCGTTCGGGATACGAAGGACCGGGATGGGGCCATGCTGATGTTCCCCCGACGGCAATGGGTGGCGTTCGTCTCGGGGTTGCGGGATCGCCGCTGGTGAATTGGGCCGTTCGGGCGTTTCGTGGAGCCGTTTCACGAATGTTGTCCGGGCCGGGACCTGGCTCTTGTGCTATCTGCGTTCGTGATCACACCACCGTGTGACCAGCGGTGATCGCGAACGTGGAGGGAGCTGCGTTGACCACGGGGATGGAAGGCTTAACCGCCGGGGCAAGCGCGCTGGCCGGATAGGCGGAGGGGCTGCGCGCGGCGGTCGACAACGGCCAGCTCGTGATGGACCCGGCAGCAGCCGAAGCGGTCGCGCGGGTCTACGACGAGAAGGCCGACATGCTTGCCACGAAGAGTTGCTCGCCCAGCTCGCCAAGCCGGGCCTGTGGATCGAAGGGCTCTGGATGCCCGACGACACCAACCAATCCCCGACCCGGCTGCTGGCAGCGGCCACCGAGGAAGGCTCGGTGCCAGTCGTCCAGGACCCGGGCGAATCCGAGCAGCACGGGGGTGACCTGCGGATCTCCGTGCATCCGCGGACCTCGGTCGGCGCCGCGGCGGTCCAGGGCATGCCGCCGGAACCGCCAGGGAAACGCCCGCGCCTGGCGGTTCCGGTCGCCGATCTCACACAGCGCGACAACGCCGACGAAAGCTTCGAGAACCTCGACATGATGCAGTCCGCCGGTCCGAAGCGAGCCGCCCCGGCGGCCACGACGCTGCGCGCGATGACCGAGGAAGGCCACTTCCGCGACGGCCAGTTCACCGCGAACCTCCGCGACCGGCTGGGCCGCACGCACCGTTCCCAAGTGCTGAAGTGGTTCGACGCCTTCGAACCGGACGGCCGCTACGGCCTGACCCAACAACACCGCCCAGGCCTCGGCCCAGAACTCGTCCTCGCCCCACTAAGACCAGCAGAACTCGGCGCGGCCCTGGAAAACCGGATCGCCGAAATCCGCACCGCCGCCTGAACACCACCCCGGACCCCTCAGAACCCGCGCGGATCGGAGTGGGGCCAAACGGCGTTTTCGCGCGAAACCGCCGCCTGCACGTACAGGAAGCCATGCACCGGGTCGTGAGTGCACGACCTCGGGCCTCAGCGGCGCGGCGGCTTCATCTGCAGCGGAACGCCGATCAGGTTCAAGGCGTTGATCAGCGAAACCTGGGCGATCAGGTGGCCGAGCTCGGACTCGTCCGGGAACGCCTTGCGCAGCTCCTCCCACTGCTCGTCGTCGATGTGATCGCGGAGGGTCGCCGCCTCGGCGTAACCCAGCGCGGCCCGCTCCCGCTCGTCGAACAGCTCCGACTCCTGCCACACCGGCAGCTGAAGGAGCCGGTCCTCGGTCTCGCCGATCCGGCGGGCCTCCCGGCTGTGCATGTCGACGCAGAAGACGCAGCCGTTGATCTGCGAGACCCGGATCTTGACCAGCTCGCGCACCTTGTCGTCCAGCGGCCCCTTGCGGATCGCGGCGTCGGCGTCCTTGAAGCCCTGGTAGGGCTCCGGTGCCGCTGTGCCGAGGTTCAGGCGTGCCATCGTCGTCTCCCTGTCGTTCTGGGCTGTCACCAGGGAGACGATCGGGGCTGCTCAGATGTGACCGCCTGGAGGTGGGCGAGTTTCTCCGGGTTGAGCAGCCGCCGGTAGTTGCCGATCCGGCCATCGCTAATGGAGACGGTGTCGACGGAGTGGATGCGGCCCTCCCGGCGGAACGCAATGGCCGCTTCGCCGCCAATCTCGACGATGTCGATGCGGCGGGCCGGCCACCGCCGACCCACCCGGACCATGACCTCGGAGATGCGCTGGCCACCGAGGATGGGCACGCGCGCCGCGGCGATCTTCCTGCCACCGTCGGTGAGGTAGATGGCGTCGGGATGCATCAGCTCGACCAGCGCGGCCAGGTCCCCGGTCTCGTACGCGGAGCGGAACGCGTGGAGCAGACGCTCCCGCTCGGCCCGCGGAGCCTCCGGCGCGGTGTCCTTCGCTTCGGCGACCCGGTGCCGCGCCCGCGAAGCCAGCTTCCGGGCGGCGGGCACGGCGCTGCCGAGCACCTCGGCGATCCGCGCAAACTCCAACCCGAACACGTCGTGCAGGACGAAGGCGACCCGCTCCGGAGGGCTCAACTGCTCCATTATCAGCAGCATCGCCGAGCCGACGGATTCATCGACGAGCACGGGCTCGGCGGCGTCCGGCCCGGTCAACAGCGGCTCCGGCAACCACGGCCCGACGTAGCTCTCCCGCTGCACCCGAGCGGATCTGAGGATGTCGTAGGAACGCCGAGCGGCAACGGTCACCAACCACGCCCGAAGGTCCTCGACCGCGCCGAGATCCGCTTTGGCGGCCCGGAGCCAAACGTCCTGCACGACGTCCTCGGCATCGGCAACGCTCCCGAGCAGCCGGTACGCGGCACCGAAGACGGCCGGCCGGTGCTCGGCCAGCTCACGACCCGACGGCCACTCCATGCGGCAATCTTCCTCCCCGCAGGTGAACGGTCCGCTGGCCGAAGACTAACCGCAGCGGCGGACGGCGCCGACCCATCGCCCCGCTGTGGTGACGATGCTCTCCGGCTGCTGGGAAGTGCGGAGTCCACTACATCTACCCGGGTACGCTGCTGACGAAACCCGCCGCAGCCAGCGGGATCCGGTCCAAACAGGAGCGTGGTCGCACGATGTCGGAGATCGAGTGGGCCGACTTCGAAAAGGTGGAGCTGCGGGTGGGGACGATCGTGCAGGCGGAGCCGAACGAGAAGGCGCGCAAGCCCGCTTACGTGCTGAAGGTCGACCTGGGCGAAGAACTCGGGACCAAGACGTCGAGCGCGCAGATCACGGAGCACTACGAACCCGAGGACCTGATCGGCCGCCAAGTCCTCTGCGTCTGCAACTTCGCCCCGAAGAGAATCGCGGGTGTGAAGTCCGAGGTCCTGGTGACCGGTGCCCAGGACGAGGGCAACAGCGTGGTCCTGGCGGGCTTCGACCACCCGGTCCCCAACGGCACCCGCCTCTTCTGACCGGCTCCGGCAAAAGGATTCCCGGCGTTACCCGTTCGGGCTAATGATCATCACGTCATGTAGTCCAGTACCGTTGTCCACGTCCGCTGCGGCGGACTTTCACCGGTAGGCGCGGAAAACGCGGATTCTCCCGGATTTCGCAAGCCCGCCGGTCGGGCCGAGTCAGCACGAGACACCGTTGGCGCGCATCGGGTGTCTTGTGCTGACGGTCCGCATCTCCAGAGACTAGTGCTGCGAATAGCCGCGGCCTTGATCGGAATGAGGAACGGTGTTGGCGAAAACAATGCGTCGTGCCCTGCTCGCGTCGGCCCTGATCGCCGGAACAGTGATCGCCTCCGCATCGACGGTCGCGGCGGCCCCGGCGAATGGCCCCAGCGCGCTCCGGCTCTCGCTGGACACGGGCGGCGCTTCGGTGCGCAGCTTCGCGGTCCTCGAATGTCACCCGGCGGGAGGCACGCACAAGCACGCGGCGCAAGCGTGCACGGAACTCGAAACGGTCCAAGCGGATTTCCGGCAGATGACGCCGGACCAGTCGAAGGCCTGCACCCTCCAGTACCAGCCCATCACGGCGAAGCTCGAAGGCAACTGGCACGGAAAACCCGTGAGCTTCACGGAAACCTACCCGAACAGCTGCGTCCTGAAGTCCGAAACCGGAGCGGTCTTCGACCTCTGACCCGCGCCGACCCGGCGACCCGCGTCCAGTAGTACGGTCACGGCTGGTTGTGGCATGCACGCGCTGCCTCTGGAGGGGCGTTGCCTTCGAACACGGCGAGCGTTCTGCGGCAGGTGAAGCGGTTGGGTTTCTTCACGCAAGCGTTCCGATTTGGCCTGGTGGGGATCGGCGGCGCGGTCGTCGACTACGGCAGCCTCAGACTGATCCTCGCCGCGGGGGTTTGGCCCGAGCTGGCCCGAGTCCTCAGCTTCATCATCGGAAGCACTGCGGTCTACCTGGTGAACCGCCGCTGGACGTTCACCTCGCGCCGGAACCCGCGCGAGGTCGTAGCGCTGACCGTCGTCCTCGCGGTGGCTTTCGCCCTGGTCGGAGGGGTGAATGCACTGGCTCTCCGACTCCTCCCGGACTCGCCCTGGCAGATCACGCTCGCCTGGGCGATCTCCCAAGCGGTGGCGACAACCTTCAACTTCCTAGCCCAACGCACATTCGTGTTCAGAAACCGACCAGGAGAACGCCCAGCCCAACCCGCCGGCGAGTGAGCCGACTGCGGAAGGCTCTCCGGCGGGTCACGGCAACGGATGCAACCAGCGCACCGGGACGGTCAACGTCTGGTCGCTGGGCAGGCTCACGACCTGGCCGGTGCTGGGATCCTTCAGAACGCCTTCAACGACATAGTCGACGTCAGCGGAAAGCCCCAGCTGCTGAGCGATCTCCGGAGGCAGCGGCACGCTGACGTGGGAGGTGTCGGAAACCCGGATGCCGGTAACGGCGGCCTCGCCGCCGAGCGTCTGATCAACAGAGGTAACGGTGAGGTCGAACTCGCTGCTGATCCCATCGCCACTACCAAGAGCCAGTAAGAAGAGAGCAAGATCGCCCTCGCTGCGCCCGGGATCCCCGGAGAGGTACTGAGCAGGGTTGTCCCCCGGCCCAACACGAACCCGGTAGGTCGCACCCAACCGAACCTCTGATGCCCTCACCCCGCCAGCATGACGGAAAACCCTGCTGCCTCGAAGTTCCTAGGCAAGGCTGCGAAGGCAAGTTGCTCGGAGAAGCCGGTAACTTCTCGGGACCTACCCGAGCAGTTGCGATCTGGAGCCCGAAACCGGAGTGGTCTTCGACCTCCGCCCCGAGCGGGGATTCTCTCAAGAGGCGCGACTACGAGCACCTCGTCGAGGCGGCAGCGGACACTTCGCCCTTCCAAGATCACGTCAAACCCGCGGGCGCACCTGGTCCAGGTCAGCCGTACTGCGGCTCCTGCCATTCGAGGTTGGTGGGCCGTTGGCTCGTGGTGAGAAATTCGCGAGCGGACTGGATTGCGTTGTCGGTGGGGATAGCTGAATTGCGTGGCGCGTGGGTCAAGGTTCCGCCGAAGTCGAAGCCCATTCGTCGGATGGATTCTGCGCTGAGCTCA
This genomic interval carries:
- a CDS encoding class I SAM-dependent methyltransferase; translation: MTQREAPFTNESEARNCERVMGDSRHGLVPETNQQVWDQRYLSREQLFSGEPNGVLVSEVVGLPPGQALDVGCGEGADARWLAECGWQVTAVDVSRVALERAAREAGRHGVAWTCADLSTTAPPAAAFDLVSAQYFPLRHEPDHTAACGLLAAVAPGGTFLFVGHDPGDLPPGTDHGFDPSDYYHPHEIAGLLDDDWAVLVDETRPRTASPPPGTHHAHDTVLRAKRLR
- a CDS encoding class I SAM-dependent DNA methyltransferase translates to MTDSSSHLGATADAYDAVAVLYTEYVRNALDGLALDRAVLAAFAELARNTNAGHVAELGCGPGHMTAHLRELGLDVFGIDLSPVMIDLAREAYSHLRFEVGSMDALNLPDDKLDGIVSWYSIIHAPPQDVPSYLAEFQRVLAPGGHLLLAFFEAEGGPVTAFDHKVTTAYRWPIDDLAELAGEAGFAEIGRMLREPREDERYRRGHLLMRLDKQLG
- a CDS encoding LCP family protein, giving the protein MNTYQFRNDWSAPAAERPPHRRRSRRGLVLVLLALVLLPVVFAGWLWFHVDSSIRRIDAFPDYPGRPAAGAGTNWLIVGSDSREGLDPEVAAGLHVGDAAGQRTDTIMIAHLPDSSTAPTLLSIPRDSRVQIPGHGKTLINAAFESGGPQLLAQTVEQETGLRIDHYAEVGFGGFAAIVDAVGGVEMCLDEEMHDTKTGQTLQAGCQQMDGSDALTFVRMRYSESTPRSDLDRVANQRKFIGALASEASSFTTLVNPFTDYALADTGANALTMLDEDGTGDLFSLAWAMRGISSGGVVTTTVPVTDGTAHNWDKKKAAELFEAMNTDTQIPEDLITQ
- a CDS encoding mycothiol transferase, with the translated sequence MLPFPEPTAPASSRGEVFLCYLDFFRATAIAKVEALPEADLRRSRLPSGWTPLELLKHLTHVELRWIEWGFEGRQVENPWGDWKNDRWQVDPGETRESLTTCLRTQGEHTSEVVRTTDLAAVGQPGPRWRGAEPATLERVLFHLLQEYARHLGHLDVVAELATGETGE
- a CDS encoding zinc finger protein, with product MSDYLTYVWRPVTGGRHAFPIAATKAPVEERVKAFCGAEAGAAELHDRSEVDWIREDTCMHCWHTLTTRL
- a CDS encoding helix-turn-helix domain-containing protein — encoded protein: MQDTPRARALAKELRAVRNAAGATMRQAGDALGWSEAKVSRFETARRGLTLENVRLFLDALSVAGKTRDRLLKMARELDQPVWWEFGGGVPVQLTELADAESRAVHITSVADVRIPGLLQTREHSRALLSAFGVEPSDRIEQLIAIRQVRQGILTKPDPVEYEAILDEAVLGRAVGSGRLMAEQLDQIVKMAARDNIAIRVIPFSAGEHTGLDGGFHLLEFVSSRPVVHLEQRRSGAFLDDPDDVAPFVQARSTLRQTALEPDDSLELISTYAKRHEREG
- a CDS encoding DUF397 domain-containing protein, yielding MNAINWRKSSYSGSQSECVEVGWRKSSRSAGQGNCVEVGGGPGIVGVRDTKDRDGAMLMFPRRQWVAFVSGLRDRRW
- a CDS encoding ESX secretion-associated protein EspG, translating into MLAQLAKPGLWIEGLWMPDDTNQSPTRLLAAATEEGSVPVVQDPGESEQHGGDLRISVHPRTSVGAAAVQGMPPEPPGKRPRLAVPVADLTQRDNADESFENLDMMQSAGPKRAAPAATTLRAMTEEGHFRDGQFTANLRDRLGRTHRSQVLKWFDAFEPDGRYGLTQQHRPGLGPELVLAPLRPAELGAALENRIAEIRTAA
- a CDS encoding carboxymuconolactone decarboxylase family protein; translation: MARLNLGTAAPEPYQGFKDADAAIRKGPLDDKVRELVKIRVSQINGCVFCVDMHSREARRIGETEDRLLQLPVWQESELFDERERAALGYAEAATLRDHIDDEQWEELRKAFPDESELGHLIAQVSLINALNLIGVPLQMKPPRR
- the sigJ gene encoding RNA polymerase sigma factor SigJ is translated as MEWPSGRELAEHRPAVFGAAYRLLGSVADAEDVVQDVWLRAAKADLGAVEDLRAWLVTVAARRSYDILRSARVQRESYVGPWLPEPLLTGPDAAEPVLVDESVGSAMLLIMEQLSPPERVAFVLHDVFGLEFARIAEVLGSAVPAARKLASRARHRVAEAKDTAPEAPRAERERLLHAFRSAYETGDLAALVELMHPDAIYLTDGGRKIAAARVPILGGQRISEVMVRVGRRWPARRIDIVEIGGEAAIAFRREGRIHSVDTVSISDGRIGNYRRLLNPEKLAHLQAVTSEQPRSSPW
- a CDS encoding tRNA-binding protein: MSEIEWADFEKVELRVGTIVQAEPNEKARKPAYVLKVDLGEELGTKTSSAQITEHYEPEDLIGRQVLCVCNFAPKRIAGVKSEVLVTGAQDEGNSVVLAGFDHPVPNGTRLF
- a CDS encoding SSI family serine proteinase inhibitor, which encodes MLAKTMRRALLASALIAGTVIASASTVAAAPANGPSALRLSLDTGGASVRSFAVLECHPAGGTHKHAAQACTELETVQADFRQMTPDQSKACTLQYQPITAKLEGNWHGKPVSFTETYPNSCVLKSETGAVFDL
- a CDS encoding GtrA family protein; protein product: MPSNTASVLRQVKRLGFFTQAFRFGLVGIGGAVVDYGSLRLILAAGVWPELARVLSFIIGSTAVYLVNRRWTFTSRRNPREVVALTVVLAVAFALVGGVNALALRLLPDSPWQITLAWAISQAVATTFNFLAQRTFVFRNRPGERPAQPAGE